Proteins encoded together in one Coffea arabica cultivar ET-39 chromosome 2c, Coffea Arabica ET-39 HiFi, whole genome shotgun sequence window:
- the LOC113718226 gene encoding uncharacterized protein, translating into MARAPPNFGVNLDDPDDARQAATAVLILSWHFQTHQVPRTRQLVHTCLFTGQGWVDDLLGGKCIRMLNNMRMNVPTFIQLCRILREGEYIIEGPCDKVTLEEGVAIALYGLSHDLTQRVLGERFQHSTETIYRHVRRLCQALVRLAPIAIRHMDTDATHPWIRNNRRFYPWFKDCIGAIDGTHVSASVPRGEQGAFRNRKGTLSQNVLATCDHDMRFVYVRAGWEGSTQDSRVLLDAISNPDAAFPTPPAGKYYAVDAAYRHMPGFMAPFKSGPGGRSQTAQKGLFNRHHSSVRNIIERTFGVWKMRFKILDGPMKNYPIEAQRNIVVACCVLHNFIREMQPYDVSLPDEVNMDGGGTEGAQMPQLHVTPEALHDWKELRNAMADHMYLHRNE; encoded by the exons ATGGCTAGGGCTCCGCCAAATTTTGGAGTGAATTTGGATGATCCAGATGATGCAAGACAAGCCGCAACTGCTGTATTAATACTATCGTGGCACTTTCAAACACATCAGGTTCCAAGGACAAGGCAGTTAGTCCATACATGCCTTTTCACAGGTCAGGGTTGGGTTGACGACTTGTTGGGGGGAAAGTGCATCAGGATGCTTAACAACATGCGCATGAATGTGCCCACATTCATTCAACTCTGCCGGATATTGCGTGAAGGTGAATACATTATTGAGGGCCCCTGTGATAAAGTGACTTTAGAGGAAGGAGTGGCAATTGCTTTATATGGGCTGAGCCATGATTTGACACAAAGAGTGTTAGGTGAGCGATTTCAGCATTCCACTGAGACCATTTATCGACACGTGCGCCGCTTGTGCCAAGCTTTAGTCCGATTAGCACCTATTGCTATCCGACATATGGATACGGATGCTACTCATCCTTGGATTCGGAATAATAGAAGGTTTTATCCCTGGTTTAAG GATTGCATTGGGGCTATTGATGGAACACATGTCTCGGCAAGCGTGCCAAGGGGGGAACAGGGTGCCTTTCGTAACAGAAAAGGCACGCTTTCACAAAATGTTTTAGCCACATGTGACCACGATATGAGATTCGTTTATGTCAGAGCTGGTTGGGAAGGGAGTACCCAAGATAGTCGTGTCTTATTGGATGCTATTTCCAATCCGGATGCAGCATTTCCAACCCCACCGGCTGGAAAATATTATGCAGTTGATGCAGCGTACCGACACATGCCAGGATTCATGGCCCCTTTTAAGAGTGGACCAGGAGGAAGATCACAAACGGCACAGAAAGGATTATTTAATCGCCACCATTCTTCGGTTCGGAATATAATAGAGAGGACGTTTGGGGTATGGAAAATGAGGTTCAAAATTCTGGATGGTCCTATGAAAAACTATCCCATTGAGGCACAGAGGAACATTGTAGTGGCGTGCTGCGTATTACACAATTTCATTAGAGAGATGCAGCCATACGACGTCTCCTTACCGGATGAAGTTAATATGGATGGCGGAGGTACTGAGGGAGCTCAAATGCCACAATTACACGTCACTCCAGAAGCACTCCATGATTGGAAGGAATTACGAAATGCAATGGCTGATCACATGTACCTTCACCGAAATGAGTAG
- the LOC140035703 gene encoding uncharacterized protein: protein MPPRTRSISRVGKLKLPVSVTTAWSECGENDLQLCITNYFKRKKPMAGKVGSSRQGRAQFPMERKVEFAEYLVELKRANRINKGNLKSEVFPAIVDKFAKKGCHFDISQIKAKYYALHHQTQEYNRMRMRVTGAEWDPLLQTVTMDEIKWQDVIKENPSFETYHNKDCRVFYILSEVFDKMDAQGRYARDSNQPPVDINDEIRARQGQAFSNINLQVNWEIGCPTFKRQRQGKRKTPESSSAKDGDLPPGLSRTSYNNAISWMDATFASDRSTSQSVDAPPPPPAATTAPLVPIYVADDPYSMAKARAALDALTGLPDKVAVKAAVNLADSVDHRMMFLTQPSEARKQLYALTIGGPTR from the exons ATGCCGCCGCGCACTAGATCCATTTCTAGAG TCGGAAAACTCAAACTTCCTGTTTCTGTTACGACTGCTTGGTCCGAGTGTGGAGAGAACGATTTACAGCTTTGCATCACCAATTACTTCAAG CGTAAAAAACCAATGGCCGGTAAGGTTGGTTCATCGAGGCAAGGTCGAGCCCAATTTCCAATGGAGCGAAAGGTTGAATTTGCGGAGTACTTGGTTGAATTAAAACGGGCTAATAGAATTAACAAGGGCAACTTAAAGAGTGAGGTGTTCCCGGCAATTGTTGATAAATTTGCCAAAAAGGGATGCCACTTTGATATTTCTCAAATCAAGGCGAAGTATTATGCTTTACACCATCAGACTCAAGAATACAATCGCATGCGAATGAGGGTGACTGGGGCCGAATGGGATCCCCTCCTCCAGACTGTAACCATGGATGAAATCAAATGGCAAGATGTGATTAAG GAGAATCCATCTTTTGAGACTTACCACAACAAAGATTGCCGTGTCTTCTACATATTGTCGGAGGTGTTTGACAAAATGGATGCCCAAGGCCGATACGCAAGGGACTCAAACCAACCACCAGTTGACATCAATGACGAGATAAGAGCAAGGCAAGGTCAAGCTTTCTCCAATATCAACCTCCAGG TCAACTGGGAAATCGGATGCCCAACATTCAAAAGGCAAAGGCaagggaaaaggaagactcCAGAATCTTCATCTGCCAAAGACGGCGACCTCCCGCCTGGTCTAAGTCGCACCTCATACAATAATGCCATATCTTGGATGGATGCGACGTTTGCTTCCGATCGGAGCACGTCCCAGAGTGTAGATGCCCCACCTCCCCCACCTGCTGCTACTACAGCTCCTCTTGTGCCGATTTACGTGGCTGATGACCCGTACTCAATGGCAAAGGCACGTGCAGCCTTGGACGCACTTACAGGCTTGCCAGATAAAGTAGCTGTAAAAGCAGCTGTTAATTTGGCTGATTCCGTAGATCATCGGATGATGTTTTTGACTCAGCCGAGTGAGGCTAGGAAGCAGTTGTATGCATTGACGATTGGGGGGCCAACTAGATGA